ACGGCAAGCCGTTCCTCGCGGTCGGCTCGCCCGGCGGCTCGACGATCATCACCACGGTGCTCGGCATCCTGGTCAACCGGATCGACCTCGGGCTGACCCTGCCCCAGGCCATCGCCGCGCCCCGCGTGGCGCCGTCGAACAAGACGCCGGTCCCGGCCGAGCAGGCCTACCTCGACGCGTACGGCGCCGCGCTGGCGGCGCTCGGCCACCAGCTCACGGTGGTGGGGGCGGCCGGCACGTCGGCGGCGGAGATCGGCGCGGCCACCGGGATCGAGTTCGGTCCCGGCCAGCAGCTGACCGTGGCCGCCGAGCCGGTGCGCCGCGGCGGTGGCGCCGCCACGGTGGTCAAGAAGTAGTTCGGAGGCCGACGGCGGTCACCCCTACGCTGGAGGGGTGACCGCCGCTGCCCTCCCGTCCGCCTGGGCGACGATCGACTCCGTCGACGAGCTGGTCGCCCTGGTCGGCGAGCCCAACGAGCGGGCCGCGACCAAGGGCCGGCCGGCCCTGCTCGACGTCGACCGCGCGTGGCTCGCGGCCTCGCCGTTCTGCGTCGTGGCGACCGCCGACGCCGAGGGTCGCTGCGACGCCTCGCCCAAGGGGGACCCGGCCGGGAGCCTGGTCCACGTCCTCGACGACCACACCATCGCGCTGGCCGAGCGGCCCGGCAACCGCCGGGTGGACGGCTACCGCAACGTGCTGGAGAACCCGCACGTCGGGCTGAACTTCTTCATCCCGGGTCGCGGCGACACCCTGCGCATCAACGGCCGGGCGCGCCTGGTCGGCGACGCGCCGTTCTTCGACGCCATGGTGGTCAAGGGCCACCGTCCCCTGCTCGCGCTGGTCGTGGAGATCGAGGACCTGTTCTTCCACTGCGCGAAGGCGTTCCTGCGCTCCGGGCTGTGGAAGCCCGAGACCTGGGACCCGGAGGCGCACGTCCCGCGGCGCGCGGTCATCGCCAGCCAGGTCGAGCCGGCGGGCATGTCGATCGCCCAGCTCGACGACTACTACGACGAGTCGAACTACGAACGTGGCCTCTACTGACTACGCCTTCCTCAAGGGGCACGGCACCGAGAACGACTTCGTCCTCCTGCCCGAGCTCGACGAGGCGCTGCTGACCCCCGAGCGCGTGCGCGCCCTGTGCGACCGGCGCGCGGGGATCGGCGGCGACGGCGTGCTGCGCGTGGCCCGGCGCGACGAGCGCTGGTTCATGGACTACCGCAACAGCGACGGCTCGGTCTCGGAGATGTGCGGCAACGGCATCCGGCTCTTCGCGCGCTACCTCGTCGACGCCGGTCTCGCGCAGAGCCCGATCGAGGTGGACACCCGCGACGGCGTCAAGACGCTCACCGTCGACGGTGAGCTCATCACCGCCGACATGGGCGCCCCGAAGCTGCTCGGCACCTCCACCGTCGCCGTCGGCGAGCGGTCCTGGGAGGCCCGGCACGTCGACATGGGCAACCCGCACGCCGTGGCGTTCGTGGACTCCCTCGACGACGCCGGCCCGCTGCACGACGAGCCGTCGTACGACGCCGGGGTCTACCCCGGGGGCGTCAACGTCGAGTTCGTCGTGCGCCGGGGAGACCGGCACGTCGCGATGCGGGTGCACGAGCGCGGCTCGGGCGAGACCCGCTCGTGCGGCACCGGCGCCTGCGCGGTCATGGTGGCCGCGGCCGCGGACGAGCGCGAGCCCGGCGTCGACCTGACCTACCGCGTCGACGTCCCCGGCGGCACGCTCCACGTCACCTGGACCGCGGACGACCGGGTGCTGCTCACCGGGCCCGCGGTCATCGTGGCGCGCGGGACGACCGCACTCTGACCACGACCGCGACGACGAGCACGGCCAGCAGCGGCCACGACCCCGGCAGCACCAGCACGTCGCGCACGCCGTCCCAGACCGACCTGGTCAGCACCACCGTGTCGTCGACCGCCCGCGAGCTCCACCAAGCGGTGACGCCCAAGGCGAGCTGCGTGGCCATCGCACCGGCGCTCGCGTAGACCAGCCACGCCGGGCTCCCCAGCACGACCAGCGCGAACACGCCGAGCAGCAGGAGCACCGCGGTCATCACCCCGGCACCCGCCGCCACCCGGTAGTCGCTCCGGTCGGCCTCGGCGCCCAGGAAC
This genomic window from Nocardioides anomalus contains:
- a CDS encoding pyridoxamine 5'-phosphate oxidase family protein gives rise to the protein MTAAALPSAWATIDSVDELVALVGEPNERAATKGRPALLDVDRAWLAASPFCVVATADAEGRCDASPKGDPAGSLVHVLDDHTIALAERPGNRRVDGYRNVLENPHVGLNFFIPGRGDTLRINGRARLVGDAPFFDAMVVKGHRPLLALVVEIEDLFFHCAKAFLRSGLWKPETWDPEAHVPRRAVIASQVEPAGMSIAQLDDYYDESNYERGLY
- the dapF gene encoding diaminopimelate epimerase, which translates into the protein MASTDYAFLKGHGTENDFVLLPELDEALLTPERVRALCDRRAGIGGDGVLRVARRDERWFMDYRNSDGSVSEMCGNGIRLFARYLVDAGLAQSPIEVDTRDGVKTLTVDGELITADMGAPKLLGTSTVAVGERSWEARHVDMGNPHAVAFVDSLDDAGPLHDEPSYDAGVYPGGVNVEFVVRRGDRHVAMRVHERGSGETRSCGTGACAVMVAAAADEREPGVDLTYRVDVPGGTLHVTWTADDRVLLTGPAVIVARGTTAL